One Maniola hyperantus chromosome Z, iAphHyp1.2, whole genome shotgun sequence DNA window includes the following coding sequences:
- the LOC117995292 gene encoding tyrosine 3-monooxygenase-like, whose product MKNVVSVQVYWFTVEFGLCKENHQLKAYGAALLSSIGELLHALSDKPELRPFEPASTSLQPYQDQEYQPIYYVAESFDDAKDKFRRWVSTMSRPFEVRFNPHTERVEVLDSVEKLDTLIWQLNTEINHLTNAISKLRGSRFE is encoded by the exons ATGAAGAATGTTGTCTCTGTCCAGGTGTACTGGTTCACGGTCGAGTTCGGCCTGTGCAAAGAAAACCACCAGCTGAAAGCCTACGGCGCCGCCCTGCTGTCCTCCATCGGAGAACTCCTGCACGCCCTCAGTGACAAGCCCGAGCTGAGACCCTTCGAGCCGGCCTCCACGTCCTTGCAACCGTACCAAGACCAGGAGTACCAACCTATCTATTACGTGGCTGAAAGCTTCGACGATGCCAAAGACAAATTCAG ACGCTGGGTGTCGACGATGTCGCGGCCGTTCGAGGTGCGCTTCAACCCGCACACGGAGCGCGTGGAGGTGCTGGACTCGGTGGAGAAGCTGGACACGCTCATCTGGCAGCTCAACACGGAGATCAACCACCTCACTAACGCCATCAGCAAGCTGCGGGGCTCGCGCTTCGAGTGA
- the LOC117995293 gene encoding putative fatty acyl-CoA reductase CG5065 isoform X2 produces MAGEISVREFYRGRSVLVTGGTGFMGKVLLEKLLYSVPDVRRVYVLVRPKRGKSVSQRLDDMRREPLFDRLRKENPSALEKISPLQGDVLSDNLGLSDRELERLSDEVSVVFHLAATLRLEAPLRANVDMNTGGTRRTLRVARRLRHLRAFLHLSTAFCYPDYKLLEERTHAPPVQPAEVLRLLEWLDDAQLALLTPSLLGPHPNCYTFSKRLAESVVEEEYEHLPAVIVRPSIVCPAHEEPVPGWVDNLNGPIGLMLGAGKGVIRTMLCDGSLVAQVVPVDTAINAVLVIAAIEGSRTDKAEEIPVYNVNVGHQQATSWGEVLQLGKDYGRKYPLAWPLWYPGGDITTNAALHEARRLCCHLLPAYCIDLLLLLLGQKRFMVRVQERISRGLQVLQYFTTRPWHFTCAKFDALPARLHAHERGAFSTDLTRADRALYVRRCVEGGRRYCLREDPAGVPLNRAYHCL; encoded by the exons ATGGCGGGCGAGATATCGGTGAGAGAGTTCTACCGCGGCAGAAGCGTGCTGGTGACCGGCGGCACGGGCTTCATGGGCAAAGTGCTGCTGGAGAAGCTGCTGTACAGCGTGCCCGACGTGCGCCGCGTGTACGTGCTCGTGCGGCCCAAGAGGGGCAAGTCGGTCAGCCAGCGCCTCGACGACATGCGGCGCGAGCCG CTCTTCGACCGTTTGAGAAAAGAAAATCCGTCAGCATTAGAGAAAATCTCGCCCCTCCAGGGCGACGTGCTGTCCGACAACCTGGGGCTGTCCGACAGAGAGCTGGAGCGTCTGTCCGACGAGGTGTCGGTGGTGTTCCACTTGGCGGCCACTCTGCGGCTGGAGGCGCCCCTGCGCGCCAACGTTGACATGAACACGGGCGGCACGCGGCGCACGCTGCGCGTGGCGCGCCGTCTGCGCCACCTGCGCGCCTTCCTGCACCTGTCCACCGCCTTCTGCTATCCGGACTACAAGCTTCTAGAGGAGAGA ACGCACGCGCCGCCCGTGCAGCCCGCGGAGGTGCTGCGCCTGCTGGAGTGGCTGGACGACGCGCAGCTCGCGCTGCTCACGCCGTCGCTGCTGGGCCCGCACCCCAACTGCTACACGTTCTCCAAGAGGCTGGCCGAGAGCGTGGTGGAGGAGGAGTACGAGCACTTGCCTGCCGTCATCGTGCGCCCGAGTATAG TGTGCCCGGCGCACGAGGAGCCCGTGCCGGGCTGGGTGGACAACCTGAACGGGCCCATCGGGCTGATGCTCGGCGCGGGCAAGGGCGTCATCCGCACCATGCTGTGCGACGGCTCCCTCGTCGCGCAAGTCGTGCCGGTGGACACGGCCATCAACGCCGTGCTAGTCATCGCTGCCATCGAAGGCTCCAGGACTGACAA GGCGGAAGAGATCCCCGTGTACAACGTGAACGTGGGGCACCAGCAGGCGACCTCGTGGGGCGAGGTGCTGCAGCTCGGCAAGGACTACGGCCGCAAGTACCCGCTCGCGTGGCCGCTGTGGTACCCCGGCGGCGACATCACCACCAACGCGGCGCTGCACGAGGCGCGGCGGCTCTGCTGCCACCTGCTGCCGGCCTACTGCATCGacctgctgctgctgctgctgggcCAGAAACGTTT CATGGTGCGCGTCCAAGAGCGAATCAGCCGAGGTCTGCAAGTGCTGCAGTACTTCACGACGCGGCCGTGGCACTTCACCTGCGCCAAGTTCGACGCGCTCCCGGCGCGGCTGCACGCGCACGAGCGCGGCGCGTTCAGCACGGACCTGACGCGCGCCGACCGCGCGCTGTACGTGCGGCGCTGCGTGGAGGGCGGCCGCCGCTACTGCCTGCGGGAGGACCCCGCCGGCGTGCCGCTCAACAGGGCCTACCACTGCTTGTGA
- the LOC117995293 gene encoding fatty acyl-CoA reductase 1-like isoform X1, which translates to MAGEISVREFYRGRSVLVYNVTMFCRFASPQHVSVVTEMAGEISVREFYRGRSVLVYNVTMFCRFASPQHVSVVTEMAGEISVREFYRGRSVLVYNVTMFCRFASPQHVSVVTEMAGEISVREFYRGRSVLVYNVTMFCRFASPQHVSVVTEMAGEISVREFYRGRSVLVYNVTMFCRFASPQHVSVVTEMAGEISVREFYRGRSVLVYNVTMFCRFASPQHVSVVTEMAGEISVREFYRGRSVLVTGGTGFMGKVLLEKLLYSVPDVRRVYVLVRPKRGKSVSQRLDDMRREPLFDRLRKENPSALEKISPLQGDVLSDNLGLSDRELERLSDEVSVVFHLAATLRLEAPLRANVDMNTGGTRRTLRVARRLRHLRAFLHLSTAFCYPDYKLLEERTHAPPVQPAEVLRLLEWLDDAQLALLTPSLLGPHPNCYTFSKRLAESVVEEEYEHLPAVIVRPSIVCPAHEEPVPGWVDNLNGPIGLMLGAGKGVIRTMLCDGSLVAQVVPVDTAINAVLVIAAIEGSRTDKAEEIPVYNVNVGHQQATSWGEVLQLGKDYGRKYPLAWPLWYPGGDITTNAALHEARRLCCHLLPAYCIDLLLLLLGQKRFMVRVQERISRGLQVLQYFTTRPWHFTCAKFDALPARLHAHERGAFSTDLTRADRALYVRRCVEGGRRYCLREDPAGVPLNRAYHCL; encoded by the exons ATGGCGGGCGAGATATCGGTGAGAGAGTTCTACCGCGGCAGAAGCGTGCTGGTGTACAATGTGACGATGTTCTGCAGGTTCGCCTCGCCTCAGCACGTGTCGGTTGTTACAGAAATGGCGGGCGAGATATCGGTGAGAGAGTTCTACCGCGGCAGAAGCGTGCTGGTGTACAATGTGACGATGTTCTGCAGGTTCGCCTCGCCTCAGCACGTGTCGGTTGTTACAGAAATGGCGGGCGAGATATCGGTGAGAGAGTTCTACCGCGGCAGAAGCGTGCTGGTGTACAATGTGACGATGTTCTGCAGGTTCGCCTCGCCTCAGCACGTGTCGGTTGTTACAGAAATGGCGGGCGAGATATCGGTGAGAGAGTTCTACCGCGGCAGAAGCGTGCTGGTGTACAATGTGACGATGTTCTGCAGGTTCGCCTCGCCTCAGCACGTGTCGGTTGTTACAGAAATGGCGGGCGAGATATCGGTGAGAGAGTTCTACCGCGGCAGAAGCGTGCTGGTGTACAATGTGACGATGTTCTGCAGGTTCGCCTCGCCTCAGCACGTGTCGGTTGTTACAGAAATGGCGGGCGAGATATCGGTGAGAGAGTTCTACCGCGGCAGAAGCGTGCTGGTGTACAATGTGACGATGTTCTGCAGGTTCGCCTCGCCTCAGCACGTGTCGGTTGTTACAGAAATGGCGGGCGAGATATCGGTGAGAGAGTTCTACCGCGGCAGAAGCGTGCTGGTGACCGGCGGCACGGGCTTCATGGGCAAAGTGCTGCTGGAGAAGCTGCTGTACAGCGTGCCCGACGTGCGCCGCGTGTACGTGCTCGTGCGGCCCAAGAGGGGCAAGTCGGTCAGCCAGCGCCTCGACGACATGCGGCGCGAGCCG CTCTTCGACCGTTTGAGAAAAGAAAATCCGTCAGCATTAGAGAAAATCTCGCCCCTCCAGGGCGACGTGCTGTCCGACAACCTGGGGCTGTCCGACAGAGAGCTGGAGCGTCTGTCCGACGAGGTGTCGGTGGTGTTCCACTTGGCGGCCACTCTGCGGCTGGAGGCGCCCCTGCGCGCCAACGTTGACATGAACACGGGCGGCACGCGGCGCACGCTGCGCGTGGCGCGCCGTCTGCGCCACCTGCGCGCCTTCCTGCACCTGTCCACCGCCTTCTGCTATCCGGACTACAAGCTTCTAGAGGAGAGA ACGCACGCGCCGCCCGTGCAGCCCGCGGAGGTGCTGCGCCTGCTGGAGTGGCTGGACGACGCGCAGCTCGCGCTGCTCACGCCGTCGCTGCTGGGCCCGCACCCCAACTGCTACACGTTCTCCAAGAGGCTGGCCGAGAGCGTGGTGGAGGAGGAGTACGAGCACTTGCCTGCCGTCATCGTGCGCCCGAGTATAG TGTGCCCGGCGCACGAGGAGCCCGTGCCGGGCTGGGTGGACAACCTGAACGGGCCCATCGGGCTGATGCTCGGCGCGGGCAAGGGCGTCATCCGCACCATGCTGTGCGACGGCTCCCTCGTCGCGCAAGTCGTGCCGGTGGACACGGCCATCAACGCCGTGCTAGTCATCGCTGCCATCGAAGGCTCCAGGACTGACAA GGCGGAAGAGATCCCCGTGTACAACGTGAACGTGGGGCACCAGCAGGCGACCTCGTGGGGCGAGGTGCTGCAGCTCGGCAAGGACTACGGCCGCAAGTACCCGCTCGCGTGGCCGCTGTGGTACCCCGGCGGCGACATCACCACCAACGCGGCGCTGCACGAGGCGCGGCGGCTCTGCTGCCACCTGCTGCCGGCCTACTGCATCGacctgctgctgctgctgctgggcCAGAAACGTTT CATGGTGCGCGTCCAAGAGCGAATCAGCCGAGGTCTGCAAGTGCTGCAGTACTTCACGACGCGGCCGTGGCACTTCACCTGCGCCAAGTTCGACGCGCTCCCGGCGCGGCTGCACGCGCACGAGCGCGGCGCGTTCAGCACGGACCTGACGCGCGCCGACCGCGCGCTGTACGTGCGGCGCTGCGTGGAGGGCGGCCGCCGCTACTGCCTGCGGGAGGACCCCGCCGGCGTGCCGCTCAACAGGGCCTACCACTGCTTGTGA